The Pseudodesulfovibrio sp. S3 nucleotide sequence ATCTCCCCGTCCGTGATCAGGACGGACAGACCGTTGCGGCTCAAAATTTGTCTCGGATTATCCCCGGCCGCTGCCGTGAGCAGGACGAAACAGTCGCTCAAGCCGGAAGCCAGGGTCTCCCACCTCTTGCCGCCGGAACCGGGTTCGGGGGCGTCGCGGCTCTCCAGCAGGCAGGGCAGCCCATCTTCACGCGGGCCGTAGACGAGGATCTTGATGGCGTGGCCCAGGTGCAGGTCCACATCCATGCCCGTGGAACTGACAACGGCCACATTGGGCCGCTCGGCAGTGGGCTTGGGCAGGATCGACACCGAAGCGTCCGGCTTGGAAGGCGTCTCCAGGCCAACCAGATGTTCGCCGCACTCGTTCCAGGCAGGCATGAGGTCCATGTGCCGGGCCGCGCGGTCCCGGACCGTGGCCAGCATCTCGATGCCGGACTCGACCGGATTCTCTTCGCTTTCCCTTGTCAGGCGGTACGGAACAACGGCCATGATGTCCGCGCCCAGATTGGCCATGGAGGCGGCAACCGCCTCCACATGACCGGCATTGTAGCCGGCATAGACAGTGGTGTTGATCTTGACGGTCAATCCGGCCTTCTTGAAGGCGGTTATGGCGGCGGCCTGTTCGCTGACCAGCAGCCTGGCGGCCTCCTTCAGGGGCATGGTCCTGGTGGAAGGACGAATCCAGGCGTA carries:
- a CDS encoding radical SAM protein: MSSNFIASASHPCFGMTARKTVGRLHLPVAPRANTRSRFSDTANSRPAMMPEDAVTWLDHVIRQGKPVSMVGITGPGDPLADPEPSLRTLRMVRERYPEISLCLTTVGLNGARYAVELAEIGLSHITVLVDAVDPEVAEKLYAWIRPSTRTMPLKEAARLLVSEQAAAITAFKKAGLTVKINTTVYAGYNAGHVEAVAASMANLGADIMAVVPYRLTRESEENPVESGIEMLATVRDRAARHMDLMPAWNECGEHLVGLETPSKPDASVSILPKPTAERPNVAVVSSTGMDVDLHLGHAIKILVYGPREDGLPCLLESRDAPEPGSGGKRWETLASGLSDCFVLLTAAAGDNPRQILSRNGLSVLITDGEIAGTVDVLYGGGKKAKKCKK